A stretch of DNA from Allomeiothermus silvanus DSM 9946:
GCTGCGTTGGCGCTACTGAGTGATATGAACCCCACCCCAAGCGTTCCGCTAAGGGCAAGCCAAAGCCCCTCTGCTACACCTGCTCCCCTGGACTCGCTACCCGGCTATCGCCGCAAACATACGCCGGGGGTGGGGGACCCCATAAGAACACATCAAGTGGACTTCTTATCACTGTGTGGCATACTCGAGCGTAGAGGTAATAGCGATGCCTGTTTCCTTAGATCGGGGTAACTGTGAGGAACGGGGCATCCATCCTGAAGCCCTGGAGAAGGCCCGCCAGGCGATGCCAGACGGGGTGCAGATGGCTCGAGCTAGCCGGCTACTTAAAGCGGTGAGCGACCCTAGCCGCTTGCGTATACTGGCCGCCCTAGCTGCTACCGAGTTGTGCGTGTGCGATTTGGCGGCTCTCATAGGCATCAGCGAGTCGGCCGTAAGCCATCAGCTTCGGCTGTTACGAGAGGAGCGCTTGGTGACTTTTCGCAAGGAGGGGCGTATGGCCTACTATCGCCTAATGGACCACCATGTCACCGAACTCATTCGCAGCGCCCTCAACCATGCGCAAGAACTTGATTGAGATGCTGTTGTGCGTTTAGTACTCCTCTAGCAAGTGCTCGAACTCATGCTGGCCGCTCTGGATAGCTAGAAGCCCTTCGCGGTAGAGCATACATAGCAAGCTTGCCGTTTCTTCAGCGCTGGCTTTCACTTCTTGCCCAACCTGCTCGGCTGTGCGTTCCCCGTCACAGGCTTTCAGGAAAAGGTTGGCTTTGATGGAAGCAGGCGGATGGTAGTTAGAGGCTGTCGTAAAAGTCTACTATGCTTGAAGGGTGGCTTCTACACGTAGATTTTACCCCAGCGACCTCTCGGATCAGGCTCGCTTTAGCGACCGCCAGGCGGAGTGGGTTCTCCTGGAACCCCTCATCCCCGCCCCCAAGCCGGGAGGCCGCCCTGCAAAAGTGCCTAGAAGGGAGATCGTCAACGCCATACTCTACGTCCTGAAAAACGGCATCCAGTGGCTGGAGGTGGTTGCCCATCCCCATGCGGGGGTGCGGGGGGTATGGGTGAGGGAGGGGGAGCCACTTCCGGAGGTAGAGCGTGTGAAGGGGTTTAGGCCGTTGCCCAAGCGGTGGGTGGTGGAACGGACCATTGCCTGGCTGGGGCGAAACCGACGGCTGGGAAAAGATTACGAGTACTATCCTGAGGTAACGGAAGCCTGGATGTATTTAGGCATGATACGCTTGTTGGTGAAGCGGCTGGCCAGGGCCGCGTAGCCTCCTGTGGAGGACTTTTACAACAGTTTCTAATTGGGCAGCTAGGGTTCGGCTTAGCTCGAGCAGCAGCGCTAATTCCGCCCCCGGCCCATCCCGCTGTGTAGCCGCGCTGGAGGAGGCCGGGTTATCCGGAGTGGCGTTGGAAAGGTTCATCCGTGCTCAGCTTTAAGCCTAGCTGGGTAGAATCGCCTGGCCTGTGAGCAATGCACGGAAACGTACCCAACAAAATCAGGCTTTCAATACCGAGACCCCACAACGCTTGGCTCGGTACATTCGCTCATCGGCTTGCCGCAATAACATATCAGAGTCGTCAGCATCACCAGGATAGGCAGCCACCCCGATATTCACCCCCAGCTCGAGGTCCTCAATCCGAATCTTCTCGATAGCCTCGGCATAGCGCTGGGCTGCCGCGACGGCACCAGCCAGATCGGTGTGGGGCAACAGGGCCGCAAACTCGTCCCCGCCCCAACGGAACAGCGTATCACCGTCGCGCTTGCTGGCTCTTAGGACCTGAGCTACCTGTACTAGCGCTTCGTCACCCTTAGCGTGCCCTAGACGGTCGTTGATCTGCTTGAAGCCCGAGAGGTCCATCACCAGCAAGGAGACCGGCTGACCATAGCGCTGGGCGCGTTTCAACTCTTCTTCCAGCCGCTGGTCGAAAGCCCGCCGGTTGGACAATCCCGTGAGAGGGTCTGTAGCAGCGGCCTGCTCCAAAAGCCCCCGGTAACGCACCTCATGGAGTAAAGCTGCAATAGGCGCAGCAAAAAACCGCGCCACATGGAGGGAATCCTCGGCGAAAGCGGCGGGATCGTGCAGGTTATCAAGGTACAAGATCGCCAATACTTCTCCGCGGTAGACCACGGGTAGGGCTAGATTAGCGGCGATCTCCTTGACTCGCCCGGCCTCCCCCAGCCCCTCGCCGCTGAGTTGTTTTAGGTCGGTGTGGTTAGTGGAGAGAATACGGGGCTCTCCGCGCTGCCAGTCTTGCAACGCACCGGAGTACCAGCGAAGCTGTTCGGTCTCGCTGAAAGACAAAGCTTTCAAGCTCGCATCGTAGCCTAACAGGGCCTTAAAACGAAACCTCGATCCCTCACGCGCAAGCAAGCTCCCAGCCTCGGCCCCCGGCACCATTCGCACTGCAGCTTGCAGCAGATTCTCATAGACAGTCTCTGCCTGGGCCTCTGCAGCTTCGCGCAAAAGGGCGATCAGCACATCGCGCTGTTGGGCGGCCAGAACTCCTTCCAATGCCAAACCTAGGGTGCGGCAGGCCGCCGCCAGTAAGTCCTGCTCGCTCTCACGCCACCGCCGAGGAGAGTCCTGGTACAGCGAAAGTACAATCCGTGGGCGCTCTTGATTAGGCAGCGGCACTGGATGCACTACCACCCCTCCGATAGCCCCGCGAAAGCGGGATAGCGCCTGGGGGATGTCGCGGTAGTTTTGCGCATAGATAGGCCGACCGGTGGCGTAGACCTGCCACACCAACCCCTGGCCGTAAGGGATCTCCTCCACCTCATCCATCCCGCCAAACCCCGCTACCGCCACCATTCGGCTACCTTGCTGCATCCACAACCAGCCCTGATCCATTCCTAACGCCTGGACCAACAGGGCCAAAGCCCGCTCGGCTACTCCAGAGAGGGTACTGGCCGAGTCTAACGAAGCCGAAAGCTGGTTCAGAAACTGCAACTCGGCCCGCTCGGAGAGCTGGCTAAGTTGCAGACTTACCGCACGGGCGAAGCGCTCGAGCCCCTCGAGTTCACGTTTGTTGAAGGGATGGCTACGCTCGAGGTTGAGCACCGCCACCACCTGACCGCGTTCCTTGAGGGGCAGAGCCAACTCGCTTCGAATACCGCTCTGGGGGGCAGCGATATAAGTGGGATCCTGGCGCACATCAGGCAAGTAGCAAAGTCGACCCTCGAGAGCACAACGCCCCACCACCCCGCTATCGGGCAACAAGGTAGGTGTGCGCGCATCAAGCCCGACTGCCGAAAGCAGCTTGAGGCCTTCTGGTTGTGGTTGCCAGACTGAGACATGGCCTTCGCCATAGCGGCCTAATAGCTCCGGTAGCACTCGTAGGATAGCTTCTCGGCCATGGAAACTGGATAGTTCCTCCAGCGCCGCCACCAGGAGCGCTAGTTGGGTGGTAACTTCTTGTTGGCGTCGGTAAGTACGGCGTAAATCCTTACCGATGAGGTCAGCAATCAGTACTGAAATCAGTAAGATCGCCGCGGCAAAACCTAAATGTCCGTTCGGGTTAAGCAGCCAATCCAAGCCCCAGGCTGCAGCTGCACTAAGCAACCCCCAGCCCAGTCCATAAAGTGAGGCTAAGGTAGCCACCGCGATCATCAGCCAGGGCAGGCCGTACCTGTCACCCAGGTGAACGAGATAAGTTCCGGCGAGCCCAACAAGCGCACCCAACAGGATGAAGAGCGTCCGCATGGTGTTTCGCATCAGTGTACAGCCAATCGCCCGGCTTTCCAAGCCGGTAAAGCAGGCAGCCCTATCGGCGAAAGCGAATGCGACTTAGAGCATATCCTTAGCGCTTTTGAGGTTTACTGGTCCAAATAGGCCCCCGCTACCTGTTGCCTGCTCAACGCCTTTGCTTAAGCCGCCTTCCGGTACCCCGGGCATCTGCCGGACGGCCCAACAAGTATCCCTGACCAAAGCGGAAGCCCTGCGCTAACAAATAGCGATGCTGGGCTTTGGTCTCGATCCCCTCCACGATCACCCCTAAGCCTAGCCCCTCCCCCATGCTCTTCACCGCAGTCAGCACCCGAGCAGTAGGAGACTCCGGCAGGGGATCTTCCCCTAGGCTACTCAAAAAACCCTGGCCTAGCTTAATTGCCCGGATGGGCAACCGAGTAGTTTGTTCTACAGACTTGACCGCTATGCCGCATAGAGCCCCAGGAAGCGCAGGGCGGAGAGGGGGTTGAAGGAGAAGATTTCTAGGGCTGCCTTCTTCTCCCTCACCCCCTCTCGGTGAAGCATGGAGACCAGGAAGGCCCGCAGCACCGCTAGCACCCACGCCCCCACCCCCCGCACCTGACAGGCATCCTCCCCAAAGCACACGTCCCGCACCCAAAACGATCGGTTCTCCACCTCCCATCGGGAAAGCAACAGGCTCCCCAGCCGCTTTGCGTCCGCTACCTCCGGCCCCAGGCTGGTGAGGGCGTAGCTCACCGTCCGCCGCACCTCCCCCGTCCCCTTGTGCCTCACCTCCCGCCAAAGCCGCACCACCTGCCTGGCCCCAGGGAAGGCCCGCACCTCTTCCGGCAGGTAGGGGGAAGCCCAAACCCGGTAGGTCCACACCTCCCCGTCCCGCACCCCACTCCAGGTCGCCTCCGTCTCCCCGGGAAGACGCCTTCCCGCCATCCCCTTGAACACCTCCAGGGCCCAGGACAAAAGCTCCTCCTGGTTCCCCTTCAGGACCAAGAGATAGTCCCCCCTTTTTTCCGCACCCGGGCCGCCACCTCAGGGTACAGGTACCCCGCGTCCCCCACCACCACCTTGCCCTCCAGCTCCCTCGCCTCCAAACGGTCCAGAAGCTCCAGGAAGGCCTTCTCCTCCCTCCCTTCCGCCCGGGCCTGGGCCAGGGTGGTATGGAGGTGCAGGGCCAGGACCTCCACCAGCTTGACCTGGGGGCTTTTCCCCTTGCCGCTTCCCCGCAGGTGCTTCCCGTCCACCACCAGGACCTCCCCAAGGTCGGCTTCGGGGAAGACCTGGCCAAGGGCCGCCTGGAGCTTCTCAGGATCCAGGCGGTGAAGGAGAAGGGTGATGGCGGTGTGGCCTGGGGCCTTGCGCAGGCCCAGGTGGGGCAAGAGGTGGGGGTTGGCGCGGGCAAAGCGTTCCACGCCGCGCAGGGAGTCCACGCGGCTCAGGAAGGCCACCAGGATGAGGGCCAGAAGGCCCCACAGGGGGTACCGCCGGTTGTGGGCCCGGGGGTCCGGGACCTGAGATAGCGCCTGGCGCAGAGTCATGATCTTTCTCTACCCCAAGGGCTGTATATCGGTCAAGTCTGTTTGTTCTAATCTGATTTTACGCGGTTGAGTTTATAGGGCATAAAATAGGGCTTCCTGCGGACACAGGAGGCCCGATATGAATCTACCACGCCCGATGGTAAAGGCTGTTGAAGCAATGATGAAAGCTGCGGATACCCGAAGCTGCTTGGGGATAGCAGAGGGATGTAAATATGCCCATGACAGCATTTATCGAGCTTTGGAGGTGGAGCTGGAGCGGTATTTCACGTGCTGTTTGGCCTTGTTGAAGCGGTTAGGAGGGTTAGGGAAGGGCTATCTGATCTTGGATGACGTGGTGATTGCCTGCTGGCAACGGGGGCTACTGGATTTACCTAAGGTTATGGACACTTCCACAGGGCAGTATGTGTGGGGTTTTTGTGTGGTGGTGCTGCTGTGGACGAATGGATGGATTCGTCTGCCGCTGGCCTTTCGGGGGTGTTGGAGTGATGAAGGTGAAGGGCGAAACAAACACACTCTGGCCATGGAACTGCTGTTGTGGGCGGTGGAGCAAGGGTTCAAACCCGAGTACGTGCTGTTTGATGCAGGGTACGCCTCCAAGGAGCTGTTGAGAAAGATTCATGGACTCGGGTGGTCACCAGACTACGCAAGAACCGATTGCTGGACGGTCGCCAGCGCAAACACCATGGATCGCCTTTCTGGGTCAAAGAGGGCAGACTCAAAGGTCTAGGCTTCTTGGTCAAGGTACTCCGCAGGGGTAACTTCTACCTCTGCACCAACGCAACAGAGCTCCCCAAGCATCTATCGCATCCGTCCCAACATCGAGGAAGCCTTTCGAGGCCTTCAACTTCGAACTCGGCTGGCAGGGGCATCGCCACCACAAACGCGAGAAACTCGCTGCACATCTAGCCCTGGGCTTTCTTAGCTACGCGCTGATCGAGTTTCACCGCTCACGATCCAATCACAAGATGACCTTCTAGCAATACCGTCGTAAACTCATCTCTGGCGCTATACCCCCTGATTTATCCCCTTTGCTGGAGTTCGCAGCCTGACTGCGTAAAATCAGATCTCCTGTCTAAACCTTTCCTAAGTCTTTGGCCTTTTCTCCTTCAATGTACACCGAATCAATCGGTGTATTGCCCCAGCGGTAGAGGGGTTCTAGCGCATACGTAGAGTCCACCACCACGAAATCGGCCATAGCCCCCACCTCAATCCTCCCTAAATCTGTTCTCCCCAAGGCCAGTGCTGCGTGCTCGGTGTGGGCGATCAGGGCTTCCTCGGCGCTGAGGCGGCCCAGACTTAGGGTGAGCTGCATCCCCAGCCAGGGGCTGTAGAGCGGGCTGGAGCCGGGGTTGTGGTCGGTGGCGATGGCGACCCTCACGCCCGCGTCCCACATGGCCCGCGCGTCGGGGAAGGGCTTGCGCAGGATGACCGCCGCACCCGGCAGGATGGTGCCCACCGTGCCGCTCTTGGCTAGGGCCTGCCAGTCGCCCGGGGTGGACTGCTCGAGGTGGTCCGCCGACAGTGCCCCGAGCTCCGCCGCGAGCTTGGTGGCCCCGGTGTGGGCGATCTGCTCGGCGTGGAGCTTGATCTTGAGGCCGTGAGACAGGGCGGCCTCGAGGATTCGCCGGGTTTCCTCCAGCGTGAACGCCCCCTGGTCGCAGAACACGTCCACCGCCTCGGCCAGCCCGCTACGGGCCACCTCGGGGATGAGCTCGGCGGTGAACATCGCCACGTACTTTTCCCGCTCCCAGCCCTTAGGCACCACGTGGGCGAGCAGGGTGGGGAAGACGCGCTGGGGCAGGGTTTCCCCGAGCCGCCGGATCACCCGCAACATCTTGAGCTCGGCCTCGGGGAGGAGGCCGTAGCCGCTCTTGACCTCGAGGCTGGTCACGCCCTGGGCCAGGAAGAGGGCGGCGCGGGCGGCGGCCAGCTCGTAAAGCTCCTCCTCGGAGGCCAGAGCCGTGGCCCGCACCGTCGAGTAGATCCCGCCCCCGGCGGCCAGGATGGCCTCGTAGCTCTCGCCCCGCGCGCGCTTTAGGTACTCGCCCAGGCGGTCGCCGCCGTAGACCAGGTGGGTGTGCGCGTCCACGATGCCCGGCACCACGCCTAAGTACCGGCGTCCGCCGGGGGCCGATGGCCCTTCACTGCGCCCGCTCAGGTCGGTGCGGGGCCAGCCGCGGTATTCCTCCGGCAGGCTGCCCTCGGCCCCGACCCAGACAAAGCGCCCGTCCTGCACCGCGAAGGCGGCGCGCTCGAGCCTTTGCCTCGGCGTGTATAGCTCAGCGATGCCCGTAAATACCTGTTTCATTCGACCCCTCGCGAGAGTGCCCGCGAGTCTCCTCGGACTATCGGGCCCGTTGTCGTGGCTATCGACCATCGACTATCGACGGCTTCTGAAGGAAGCCTACTTCTCCCACCCCGCCAGGTCGAGGCCGCGTTCCCTCGCTACTTCCTTCGCCGAGTCGTAGCCGGCATGGGCGTGGCGCATCACGCCGGTGCCGGGGTCGTTGGTGAGGACGCGCTCGAGGCGGTAGGCAGCTTCCTGCGAGCCATCCGCCACCGTGACCTGCCCAGCGTGGAGGCTGTAGCCCATGCCCACCCCGCCGCCGTGATGAAAACTGACCCACCCCGCGCCCGAGACCGCGTTCAAAGCGAAGTTCAAGAGGGGCCAGTCGGCCACCGCATCGGAGCTGTCCAGCATGGCCTCGGTCTCGCGGTAGGGGGAAGCCACAGACCCAGCGTCCAGGTGGTCGCGGCCAATCACGATGGGGGCCCCCACCTCGCCCTTCGCCACCATCTCGTTGAAGAGGAGCCCGGCCTTGTCGCGCTCCTTGTAGCCCAGCCAGCAGATGCGCGCCGGGAGGCCCTGGAACTTGAACTTCTTCACCCCCTCGGTGAGCCAGCGGCGTAGGCCCTCGTCCTCGGGGAAGAGCTCGAGCACGGCCTTATCGGTCTTGTAGATGTCCTCAGGTCTGCCGGAGAGCGCCACCCAGCGGAAGGGGCCGCGCCCCTCGCAGAACTGGTCGCGGATGAAGGCGGGCACGAAGCCGGGGTAGCTGAAGGCTTCCTCGAAGCCCCCCTCCTTAGCGAAGGCCCGCAGGTTGTTGCCGTAGTCGAAGGCCACCGCGCCCCGCTTCTGCATCTCCACGATTGAGCGGCAGTGCTCGGCCATCGAGTCCAGTACCCGGGCCTTGTACCCCTGGGGGTCGGTCTTGCGCAGGGTGTCGGGGTCCTCGTCGGCGTGCAGGACGGGGATGTAGCCGTAGAGGGGGTCGTGGGCGCTGGTCTGGTCGGTGACGAGCTCGGGGGTGAAGCCCCGCCGGACCATCTCCGGCAGGACCTGGGCGGTGTTGCCCAGGAGGCCGATGGAGAGGGGCTCGCCCCCCTGCTTGGCCTCCTCCGCGAGCCGGAGGGCTTCGTCGAGGGAGTCGGCCCGCACGTCGAGGTAGGCGGTGTCCAGGCGGCGCTGGATGCGTTCGGGATCAATCTCCACGCAGATCGCCACCCCGCCGTTGAGGGTCACGGCCAGGGGCTGCGCCCCGCCCATGCCGCCCAGCCCGCCGGTGACGGTGACGGTGCCCTTCAGCGAGCCGCCGAAGTGCTTGCGGGCTGCCGCCGCGAAGGTCTCGTAGGTGCCCTGGAGGATGCCCTGGGTGCCGATGTAGATCCAGGACCCGGCGGTCATCTGGCCGTACATCATCAGCCCCAGCCGGTCCAGGCGGTCGAACTCCTCCCAGGTGGCCCATTTGGGTACCAAGTTGGAGTTGGCGAGGATGACCCGGGGGGCCAGGGGCTGGGTCTTGAACACCCCCACCGCCCGGCCTGACTGCACCAAGAGGGTTTCATCGTTCTCTAGGCGCTCCAGCACCTCCAGGATGCGCTGCAAGTCCTGGGGCGAGCGGGCCGCCTTGCCGCGTCCGCCATAGACGATGAGCTCTTCGGGCTTCTCGGCCACCTCGGGGTCGAGGTTGTTGAGGAGCATGCGCTTGGCGGCTTCTTGGATCCAGCCTTTGGCGGTTTTGGGGCCTCGGGGGGCTTTGTAGGTCATGGGCGTTCTCCTTGGGGCGTGAAGGTGTCTTCAAAAAAGTAGCGGTCCCCGCGCATCAGGTACTCGACCCAGGTCACGGGGGTCTGTAGGGTGTAGGTCACGCGCTCCAGCCGCAGCCCCGGCGCCCCGGCGGGCTGGGCGAGCAGGGCGGCGACCTCGGGATCGAGCGCTACGGCCTCGAGGCGCTGCCAGACCCTGGTGAGGGGCAGGCCCAGCACGTGCACCAGGATGTCGTGGAGCGACTCGGCGGTGAGGTCGTGCTCCAGCACCGCGCCGCAGCGCGCGGCGTCGAGGTAGCGGGTCTCGAGGATCACCGGCTCCTCGTCCAAAAAGCGCAGACGCCGCACGCAGAGGGTGTCGGCGGTGCCCAGCTTCTCGGCCACCTCGGGGGGGGCAGGCCGGGGCTCGGCCACGAGCACCTGGGTCCGGGGCACGGCCCCCTGCACGGCGGCGAACTCGTAGAAAGGCCTCACCCGCAGGAAACCCTGGCTGAAGCGGCGCTCGGCGGGGAAGCTGCCCTTGCCCTGCTGCCTCGAGAGGTAGCCCTCGCGCTCGAGCTCCTGCAAGGCCCGCCGCGCGGTCATGCGGCTGACGCCGAAGCGCTGGGAGAGCTGGTTTTCCGAAAGGGGAAAACCGGGCTGGGGTTTAGCCAGTTCGCGCAACACCGCTTCCTTGACGCGTAGATACTTCACCGCTTATCCTCTGAGTTGTATATACAACCTAAGCGGGGCTTAGGTCAAGTGAAGGGCCGCTAGGCCCCCGGCGATGCCGGTACTCAAGTGAGGCAGACATGGTGGAACTGGATGGTGGGCTGGGACTCGAGGTCTTTGAGCGTGTGGTGCGCGGGGGTGAGCCGGTAAGGCTCGCGCAGGCCGCGCGGGAACGGGTGGCCCGCTGCCGGGCCTTCGTGGACGAGCTGGTGGAGAAGGGAGCGCCGGTCTACGGCCTCAATACCGGCTTCGGCAAGCTGGCGACAGTGCGCATCGCGCCGCAGGACCTCAGGCTCTTGCAGCGCAACCTGCTTCTCTCCCACGCCATCGGGGTGGGGGAGCCCTTTGCGCCCGAGGTGGTGCGGGGGATGCTCCTGTTGCGGGTGCAGAGCCTGGCGATGGGCTACTCCGGGGTGCGAGCGGTGGTGCTCGACTACCTGATGGAGTTCCTCAACCGGGGCATCACCCCGGTGGTGCCCTCCCAGGGCTCGGTGGGAGCCTCGGGGGACCTGGCCCCCCTGGCCCACATGTGCCTACCCTTGATCGGGGAGGGCGAGGTGGAGTACCGGGGGCGCTTGCGCCCGGCGGGCGAGGTGCTGCGGGAGGTGGGCTTGGAGCCCTTGGAGCTCGAGGCCAAGGAGGGCTTAGCCCTCATCAACGGCACCCAAGCCATGGCCTCGCTATTGGCCCTGCTGCTGCTGGATAGCGCGACGCTGCTCAAGAGTGCCGACATAGCCGCTGCCATGAGCGTCGAGGCCCTCAAGGCCAGCCACCGCCCTTTCGACGAGGCGGTGAGCCGTCTGCGCCCCCACCCCGGCATGGCCGCCACCAGCACCAACGTGCGCAAGCTCTTGGAGGACTCCGAGATCATGCGCTCGCACCTCGACTGCGACAAGGTTCAAGACGCCTACAGCCTGCGGGCGGTCCCCCAGGTGCACGGGGCCAGCCGGGATGCCCTGGCCCACGTGCGGGAGGTGGTGCTGCGCGAGATGATGAGTGTCACCGACAACCCTTTGGTGCTCCCCGACGAGGCCCGCACCCTCTCGGCAGGCAACTTCCACGGCCAGCCCCTGGCCCTGGCCGCCGATTACGCCGGCATCGCCCTGGCCGAGCTGGCCAACATCTCCGAGCGCCGCATCGAGCAGATGCTCAACCCCTCGCTCTCGGGCCTCCCCGCCTTCTTAGCCGAGGGCAGCGGCCTCAACTCCGGGCTGATGATCAGCCAGTACACCGCCGCCGCCCTGGTGAGCGAGAACAAGGTACTCGCCCACCCGGCCTCGGTGGACTCCATCCCCACCAGCGCCAATCAGGAGGACCACGTTTCGATGGGTACCCACGCTGCCCGCAAGGCCCGCGCTATCTACGAGAACGTGCTGTGGGTGCTGGCCATCGAACTGGCCTCCGCCGCCCAGGCCCTCGACTTCCACGCCCCGCTGCGCCCGGGCAAGGGCGTGGAGGCCATCTACCGGCGCATCCGGGAGGAGATCCCGCACCTCGACCGCGACCGCTACCTCAAGCCCGAACTCTCGCGTATTCGGGAGCTTATCCGTTCGGGAGCGCTGGTCCAGACTGCAGAGGAGGCTATAGGCCCGCTGGCCTAGCGTTCCTCGAGCACCCCTTGTCTCAGCAATGCCGGGAGGATCGGCTCCCCGACCCGCAGCAAAGCATAACTACCCAGCCTGCGAGCCACCGTCTTGAGGTGATATAGGTGGCGCTCGAGGGCTTCCAAGTATCCTGCCACCTCGAGCTGCCCTACCTCTATGCGGTCTCCGGTCTCCACATCGCGCAACTGGGCTTCGGTTAGGCTGGGAGAGAGTTCTTCGGCGGCTAACACCTGCACTAGCACCACCCGCCTTAGCCGCTTTAAAAGCCGCCCCCAGTCCAGCTCATCCAGCCCGTCGGTGATAAGGACGGTAGCCCCTTGGGGCCGGGGGGCGCGCAGGAGTGCAGCGGGGCCGCTCCGCACGGCTACCCCCTCGGCACGGCCCTGGTAGCGCCCCGCTCCCCAAATAATGGCCCCCTCCGCCTTGGCCATCCTGGCCAGCAAGTGCAGAATGCGTTCGGCGTATAGGGCTTTGCCGTGCAGTCCCATACTGGCAGAGCCGTCCAGAAAAAAGGTAAAGCGGGCCGGGGACTCGGTCTGAAAAGTGCGGGTATAAAGCCGCCCGGTGCGCGCGTAGGCTTTCCAATCCACAAAGCGCGGTTCGTCGCCAGGCACGTAGCCGCGCAGTTCGTAAAACTCAAGACCCCGCCCTGGCCGGGCCTGGGTACGCTCCCCGGCAAAAGGCTGGGTGGGGCGGGTACGGATGCGGTAGCGGGTCATAAATGGTTGTACGTCTTACCCCGTACGTCAAAAAAGCTCTGGCGCATAGCCTGCGACGTACCGCGTATGACCTTCACTTTGCCATCGTCCTGCGCAACAAGTCTTGCAACACCGTCTGTACCGTGATGCTCTCAAACTGGGCTTCCTCGGTGAGCAGGAGGCGGTGGGAGAGGGCAGGCTCGGCTGCCGAGCGCAAATCTTCCCAGTCCACGTGAGCGCGGCCTGCTAAGTAGGCCAGGCTTTTGGCCAGCGCTAGCCAAGCCTTGGCCCCGCGCGGCGAGAGGGC
This window harbors:
- a CDS encoding ArsR/SmtB family transcription factor, whose protein sequence is MPVSLDRGNCEERGIHPEALEKARQAMPDGVQMARASRLLKAVSDPSRLRILAALAATELCVCDLAALIGISESAVSHQLRLLREERLVTFRKEGRMAYYRLMDHHVTELIRSALNHAQELD
- a CDS encoding diguanylate cyclase, whose protein sequence is MRTLFILLGALVGLAGTYLVHLGDRYGLPWLMIAVATLASLYGLGWGLLSAAAAWGLDWLLNPNGHLGFAAAILLISVLIADLIGKDLRRTYRRQQEVTTQLALLVAALEELSSFHGREAILRVLPELLGRYGEGHVSVWQPQPEGLKLLSAVGLDARTPTLLPDSGVVGRCALEGRLCYLPDVRQDPTYIAAPQSGIRSELALPLKERGQVVAVLNLERSHPFNKRELEGLERFARAVSLQLSQLSERAELQFLNQLSASLDSASTLSGVAERALALLVQALGMDQGWLWMQQGSRMVAVAGFGGMDEVEEIPYGQGLVWQVYATGRPIYAQNYRDIPQALSRFRGAIGGVVVHPVPLPNQERPRIVLSLYQDSPRRWRESEQDLLAAACRTLGLALEGVLAAQQRDVLIALLREAAEAQAETVYENLLQAAVRMVPGAEAGSLLAREGSRFRFKALLGYDASLKALSFSETEQLRWYSGALQDWQRGEPRILSTNHTDLKQLSGEGLGEAGRVKEIAANLALPVVYRGEVLAILYLDNLHDPAAFAEDSLHVARFFAAPIAALLHEVRYRGLLEQAAATDPLTGLSNRRAFDQRLEEELKRAQRYGQPVSLLVMDLSGFKQINDRLGHAKGDEALVQVAQVLRASKRDGDTLFRWGGDEFAALLPHTDLAGAVAAAQRYAEAIEKIRIEDLELGVNIGVAAYPGDADDSDMLLRQADERMYRAKRCGVSVLKA
- a CDS encoding EAL domain-containing protein; the protein is MAVKSVEQTTRLPIRAIKLGQGFLSSLGEDPLPESPTARVLTAVKSMGEGLGLGVIVEGIETKAQHRYLLAQGFRFGQGYLLGRPADARGTGRRLKQRR
- the hutI gene encoding imidazolonepropionase — its product is MKQVFTGIAELYTPRQRLERAAFAVQDGRFVWVGAEGSLPEEYRGWPRTDLSGRSEGPSAPGGRRYLGVVPGIVDAHTHLVYGGDRLGEYLKRARGESYEAILAAGGGIYSTVRATALASEEELYELAAARAALFLAQGVTSLEVKSGYGLLPEAELKMLRVIRRLGETLPQRVFPTLLAHVVPKGWEREKYVAMFTAELIPEVARSGLAEAVDVFCDQGAFTLEETRRILEAALSHGLKIKLHAEQIAHTGATKLAAELGALSADHLEQSTPGDWQALAKSGTVGTILPGAAVILRKPFPDARAMWDAGVRVAIATDHNPGSSPLYSPWLGMQLTLSLGRLSAEEALIAHTEHAALALGRTDLGRIEVGAMADFVVVDSTYALEPLYRWGNTPIDSVYIEGEKAKDLGKV
- the hutU gene encoding urocanate hydratase — translated: MTYKAPRGPKTAKGWIQEAAKRMLLNNLDPEVAEKPEELIVYGGRGKAARSPQDLQRILEVLERLENDETLLVQSGRAVGVFKTQPLAPRVILANSNLVPKWATWEEFDRLDRLGLMMYGQMTAGSWIYIGTQGILQGTYETFAAAARKHFGGSLKGTVTVTGGLGGMGGAQPLAVTLNGGVAICVEIDPERIQRRLDTAYLDVRADSLDEALRLAEEAKQGGEPLSIGLLGNTAQVLPEMVRRGFTPELVTDQTSAHDPLYGYIPVLHADEDPDTLRKTDPQGYKARVLDSMAEHCRSIVEMQKRGAVAFDYGNNLRAFAKEGGFEEAFSYPGFVPAFIRDQFCEGRGPFRWVALSGRPEDIYKTDKAVLELFPEDEGLRRWLTEGVKKFKFQGLPARICWLGYKERDKAGLLFNEMVAKGEVGAPIVIGRDHLDAGSVASPYRETEAMLDSSDAVADWPLLNFALNAVSGAGWVSFHHGGGVGMGYSLHAGQVTVADGSQEAAYRLERVLTNDPGTGVMRHAHAGYDSAKEVARERGLDLAGWEK
- a CDS encoding GntR family transcriptional regulator; protein product: MKYLRVKEAVLRELAKPQPGFPLSENQLSQRFGVSRMTARRALQELEREGYLSRQQGKGSFPAERRFSQGFLRVRPFYEFAAVQGAVPRTQVLVAEPRPAPPEVAEKLGTADTLCVRRLRFLDEEPVILETRYLDAARCGAVLEHDLTAESLHDILVHVLGLPLTRVWQRLEAVALDPEVAALLAQPAGAPGLRLERVTYTLQTPVTWVEYLMRGDRYFFEDTFTPQGERP
- the hutH gene encoding histidine ammonia-lyase; this translates as MVELDGGLGLEVFERVVRGGEPVRLAQAARERVARCRAFVDELVEKGAPVYGLNTGFGKLATVRIAPQDLRLLQRNLLLSHAIGVGEPFAPEVVRGMLLLRVQSLAMGYSGVRAVVLDYLMEFLNRGITPVVPSQGSVGASGDLAPLAHMCLPLIGEGEVEYRGRLRPAGEVLREVGLEPLELEAKEGLALINGTQAMASLLALLLLDSATLLKSADIAAAMSVEALKASHRPFDEAVSRLRPHPGMAATSTNVRKLLEDSEIMRSHLDCDKVQDAYSLRAVPQVHGASRDALAHVREVVLREMMSVTDNPLVLPDEARTLSAGNFHGQPLALAADYAGIALAELANISERRIEQMLNPSLSGLPAFLAEGSGLNSGLMISQYTAAALVSENKVLAHPASVDSIPTSANQEDHVSMGTHAARKARAIYENVLWVLAIELASAAQALDFHAPLRPGKGVEAIYRRIREEIPHLDRDRYLKPELSRIRELIRSGALVQTAEEAIGPLA
- a CDS encoding DUF58 domain-containing protein, translated to MTRYRIRTRPTQPFAGERTQARPGRGLEFYELRGYVPGDEPRFVDWKAYARTGRLYTRTFQTESPARFTFFLDGSASMGLHGKALYAERILHLLARMAKAEGAIIWGAGRYQGRAEGVAVRSGPAALLRAPRPQGATVLITDGLDELDWGRLLKRLRRVVLVQVLAAEELSPSLTEAQLRDVETGDRIEVGQLEVAGYLEALERHLYHLKTVARRLGSYALLRVGEPILPALLRQGVLEER